The Triplophysa rosa linkage group LG15, Trosa_1v2, whole genome shotgun sequence genomic sequence AAAAGATGAGCTAAAGAAAAGCCTCAGGCTAAGCTTGTATAAGATCGCCAAGCTATagataaaacaatcaatctcaagaaagagcaaatagaaaacaaacaagatcatTGAACTCAAAGCAAGCGTGCAGTGCGCTAAAAAATCCTTCCCACAGTATTTAGCTTCCACCTGTAAGGTTAGCAGCTTCTTTGTTACAAACGAATGCCGCCTTTGGGACAGTTAAAGCCTAGCTCTCTACTACACCTACCAGTAACTTTATCAGATAAAAGCTTCATTATTTATTAGCCGTGGGGCACTTTATTTCGACTTTCGGAACATTTACTTAATTTGCTCTACAACAAATATGCCTTTTCAATGTGATGAGGGATGGGAAAAGGAGATAACACGTTTGGCAAAAGGAAGATTCAAACTGCAATCGGGCTGATGAGACGTACGTTGTCTTTACCCCTAAACCATTCAAGCTGGTACTTGCTCAAAGTATTTTGAGTATCTACTGTCTCTGCTAAACCAATCAATCTCAGTTGAGAGgaaattagaaaataaataagattaTAAAATTCTATATCTAATAGCTTGTTGTGGTGAGGACTTTCACTGGCCGTCAAGCACAAAGAGATAAGTGGATCCTTCGCATGTTACATGCATTGGGATGGCAAAGAGTCTAGAAATGGAAGGCAAACCCCTAGGCCTACAGTAATGGTTTAACCCTACTGCTCAGTAGCCAATAGGAACTCATCACGCTTACACGTTCAAACTGGTCAAGATGGCTAAAAACACGCGAAATTGACGTCTGACGTCACGCGTCGAGAACGCGTTATTTGCGCGTagaatacgtgttgtttgcTCGTCAAACACGCGTCGATTTTtaacgcgcaaacaacacgtattctacgcgcaaacaacgcATTCTCgacgtgttaaaattcgcgcgtttttgaccctcctggctttccataGTGAGGACGACATATTAGACAACATAAACAGACGACAGGGAGGACGAAACAAACAGACGACAGTGAGGACGACATATACAGATGACAGTGAGGAcgacatatacagacgacagtgaggacgacatatacagacgacagtgaggacgacatatacagacgacagtgaggacgacatatacagacgacagtgaggacgacatatacagacgacagtgaggacgacatatacagacgacagtgaggacgacatatacagacgacagtgaggacgacatatacagacgacagtgaggacgacatatacagacgacagtgaggacgacatatacagacgacagtgaggacgacatatacagacgacagtgaggacgacatatacagacgacagtgaggacgacatatacagacgacagtgaggacgacatatacagacgacagtgaggacgacatatacagacgacagtgaggacgacatatacagacgacagtgaggacgacatatacagacgacagtgaggacgacatatacagacgacagggAGGACGACACAAACAGACGACAGTGAGGAcgacatatacagacgacatACGTACATGCataccaaaaacaaacaaaacacaggcaATAACAGTAGACATAGACGATTGTATTGTACAACCCAATCAACACATTTTTGACACATATGGAACCCCATAAAATATAAAcctgattatttttaaacaaggtttacagtttggtgcaaaataattattaaataaaccttgaTTTAATCTACATTTAAGactaatccttgttggtgcaacccacccttggactagggttgtcacggtaccataaacatgtcttacgatactataccagctgaagtatctcgataccaagtagtatcacgatgctgtgccatataatttaaatctatacaaaaaacacagatttacatgaaacatttgtatttactatagtaaactgtattatactttgcactagaatatgttgttgtattaactgtagtaattggataaattatagcaaatacatttacatttagtcatttgtaaatactataaatactgtagtatacttaaatatttactatgatgataagactcaaaaacactagtatctatgagttttagtagtttactgtagaaaatactaaagtacactagatcatttttcacgtaggaactaattcaaatgttggacaaatttaattgatacagcagtctttataaagggaaatattaggcttactttaaatgcagaactaaaacggccagtaggtggcgtcaattttccactgagttagtgaatcatttaaccaacttgttcaaatcgccaatttgaatcattaactcgtccgagacattcaaaacacacattcattttggagataaacactgcaaaaaggcagatgtaagtgttcaaataaatataatgcgcatatgcaacattaactacgatactaccgtttcaaaaatagagaggcatcgccggtattttgaagctttagcatcgcgatgctaccgtagcaccggtacaccgtgcaaccctaccttggaccgtttcatcggatgcacgcacgcctgacccccagttaacttccggtttgtgtttggctagtgtctaatgattcagctatttatattttatttcatttatgtttatattaatttgtattattattttattatataataattgtattaaataaatgatttgttgaattttgttgtattttcattttattaaaggagccgtatgtaacattgacacctagcggttgagcttggtatcgcagtccaaattcaaaatattggtgAGGGTTTTTTCCCACCCCTCCTCAGACTCGACGCTCACAGGAGTTGCCAGACACAGGAGTGTAATGGAAAGCATCAACTCTTACACTAAGTGTATCTGATAATTTAAAcgtttgcagtggttttgttgtttgtaaatataactCAATCAGCAGCTCGTTTCAGATGTTGCGTCCTCCGGAGATCGCATTTATGGGACATATTGCGGTCTCgattaaataaaagtaataaaattgtatattactcCTCGTAAATAATATAGTAATATTTTCTAAGTTTCCAACGCAATAGTACCGGAAAGGGTGGAATCTGCTATCTCTGACACGGATCGTTTGTTTGCTGCAGTATGTTGTGATTGTTGCCAACTGGCAACCGAGCTGTCGAAATACACTAGTGGGTAATTCGTCAGTGGGCGGGGTCACACGGACCAGAATAACTGGCTATAGCAttgttttttggacaaaccAATATGAGAACTTATTTCCTAAGTGTCTACCAACATATTaaggtattgttttgatttaataaaagagCTGTATGTAAATTATTACATACAGCTCTTTTAAACAAacaagctttcctgtggctcagtagttagagcatggcgctagtaacgccaaggtcatgggttcgatcccagggattgcacatacttaaaaaaaaaaaaaaatgtatatagtacatgcaatgtaagtcgctttggataaaagcgtctgaatgtaaaaaaataaagtaatttgttgaatgggtcctgtggttcagtcgcatttaaacaaaccgtatggtacattgacatctagcggttgagcttggtatcgtagtctaaattcaaaatattggagagacaagttacaagtaacggttcttctcagtttcttttgattgttactGGAAGTCCATTCAGGGTCACAAAAAtgcgcatgcacagtaacgtttgcttatgttgttaaaataaaaccGTCTATAACCAGAAGTCATTTTATTACTCAGAcatcttaaagtccccgtgaaccggaagttgcattTTTACTTacgtattttgacacatttccgagtgaaatggaattttgaatgagaaaaatagtgggcgtggcttttgtctttctctgtgattttaTTGGTAAAAACTATactaatgtataaaaacagccgttgcattttgaaatggaactggcagcagactgacagttgaaggggaggagttaacggatgctccgcccaaaccgtctaacatacgtcatctaagatggatagtcattacaggacggaagtgcattttcagattttaactaaagattatgagggcacacgatttttaaaaacagaatgacccacattgataaacgaTTTAAAATAAACGctgtaatatttcatgaaaaaataggcattgtaatttttttatttcactgggactttaatgtttAGAAGACACTAGACGTAAAATCTGAAACAAATGAGAACTGTAGATAACTAATGTGTGAATTTAAAGGTACAATCAAAATTCTGTTGTGAAAAGTGGAAGCCATTCATTTTTCCATTCCACTGAAGAGAAACGGGTGATACAAAAGCAATATCACTTGTAAATCACTACTTACCTTGGGTAGAACTTGGCAACCCAACTCAATAAGTAGTGGCAATCCTCAAAATCAATATCAGCTCTTGCCAGCTCTTGGAGTCTGGTGGAGAACGCCTGATGGTAAAGCAGGGCATACGTTCTGCAAATATCAAAGTCTGGTGGATAACATTCTCTCAACCTTCTGACCACCCTGAGCAGATCTTTTTGCACTTGCTTGCCCATTCGGCACACCTCTCTCTTTAAGGTAGTAGACAGGTTGTCCGCTGCATTCTCATTTTCATCTCCGTTCTTCATTCGTTCCTCCACAACAGTCTGGAGTAGTGAGTCATGGATCTCTCTGCACCTCGTTGGTCTCCAAGGTGGACGTTCATCATCTGCTAGTTTTTCCCAGCGTCTGTCTTGTGCCTCCTCCTGAAGTATGGAAGTCAATGCACTCTTGAGTTTCTCCTGGTTGTCCTCATTTAAGGACTCACGGATGATCATCCTCAAATACAAAATGAAGTCGTCATAATCTTTCTGCAACTTCTCTTCGTCTTCCTCCGCTCTTTCAGCTTCATTTGAATTTCCGAAGAGACGTTCCTCTGCTGCCACTATTTGCTGCTGTGCTTCAGCCAGGCGGTTCTGTTCCAGGTTCTCACTGAAGTCAAGGTCTAGATCAGTATGTGAGAGGAAAATTCATTTAATTCACTTattctgttaaagggatagtttaccccccaaaaa encodes the following:
- the LOC130565700 gene encoding tumor necrosis factor alpha-induced protein 2-like isoform X2: MHLTSHTPVCAERSMMESKNFSEAELVRGILRAIRPEVALDTTEDSASDSKMGRVKNNHRQKISDKLKFLDFMKQKKSSKCTPEMLSEVALDTTEDSAGDSEMGRVKNMKISDKLKFLDFMKQKKSSKCTPDMLSDLDFSENLEQNRLAEAQQQIVAAEERLFGNSNEAERAEEDEEKLQKDYDDFILYLRMIIRESLNEDNQEKLKSALTSILQEEAQDRRWEKLADDERPPWRPTRCREIHDSLLQTVVEERMKNGDENENAADNLSTTLKREVCRMGKQVQKDLLRVVRRLRECYPPDFDICRTYALLYHQAFSTRLQELARADIDFEDCHYLLSWVAKFYPR
- the LOC130565700 gene encoding tumor necrosis factor alpha-induced protein 2-like isoform X1, which encodes MADRVRKGLVWEIRKRLLDLSAVELFQVAKSIGPIPERDSPELDAEDQEGCLEHINAFMYSTHLLESEDRGMTELLVLQETVEAVVQQHGAAEPCHRLEVALDTTEDSASDSKMGRVKNNHRQKISDKLKFLDFMKQKKSSKCTPEMLSEVALDTTEDSAGDSEMGRVKNMKISDKLKFLDFMKQKKSSKCTPDMLSDLDFSENLEQNRLAEAQQQIVAAEERLFGNSNEAERAEEDEEKLQKDYDDFILYLRMIIRESLNEDNQEKLKSALTSILQEEAQDRRWEKLADDERPPWRPTRCREIHDSLLQTVVEERMKNGDENENAADNLSTTLKREVCRMGKQVQKDLLRVVRRLRECYPPDFDICRTYALLYHQAFSTRLQELARADIDFEDCHYLLSWVAKFYPR